A genomic region of Vitis vinifera cultivar Pinot Noir 40024 chromosome 7, ASM3070453v1 contains the following coding sequences:
- the LOC100254879 gene encoding probable disease resistance protein At5g66900 isoform X1, translating to MALELVGGAALGAVFEKLFAAVEDARTKATKFYSSLKKLEETLKSINPSILEMKRMNDQLDRPKEEMEKLIQILKDGEKLIHKCSKVSCRNYFKKWRYANEIEALEDSLRKIFQVELQAQLSRNNMQILVLLKSNRFSWSNKGVSVKYESLGSCEATDPPAFMVGLDVPLKELKRWLFTDGESRIVVSAPGGCGKTTLAKRLCHDQQVKEYFQHIFYVTVSKTFNLIGIIKKLFWHSDEQVPGFQNEEDAVNQLELMLKRKVESGRILLVLDDVWSGSESFLTKFNFQISGCKVLITSRNEFPKFGSTYNLKLLSEEDAKTLFRHSAIPEDGSGSSMPGEDLVNTIVRRCKGFPLALEVVGRSLHGQPVEIWRSTLMKLSEGESIVNSEDELRNCLQSSLDALADKDIMLKECFMDLGSFPEDQKIPATALIDMWAELHKLDKDGIYAVINLQNLCSQNLLNLVVTRNDANEIGWCYKDAFVMQHDLLRDLAIYQSNQEPIEKRKRLIVDLTGNRLPEWWTKENQPQLSARLVSISTGYSVDEMFSSNWCNMQLPEAEALILNFNQTENKYELPEFMKQMDKLKVLVVTNYGFCAAELTNFSVLGSLSNLKRIRLEQVSIPRLCNTSMELKNLEKLSLVMCHKIGQAFASSTIQIPEMLPNLREINIDYCNDLVELPEGFCDLVQLNKLSISNCHKLSALPEGIGKLANLEVLRVSACTLVSKLPDSMGSLHKLSVLDITGCLRIRKMPKQIGELRGLRELHMRRCPGLRELPPSVTLLVDLERVICDEETAQLWECYTHLLPNLTLSVPEEIINLNWL from the exons ATGGCTTTGGAGCTTGTTGGAGGGGCTGCGTTGGGAGCAGTGTTTGAGAAGTTGTTCGCGGCGGTTGAAGATGCAAGGACTAAGGCAACCAAGTTCTACTCCAGCCTCAAAAAACTCGAAGAGacactcaaatccataaatccAAGTATCCTAGAGATGAAAAGGATGAACGACCAGTTGGATCGTCCAAAGGAGGAAATGGAGAAGTTGATCCAAATCTTAAAAGATGGGGAGAAGCTAATCCACAAGTGCTCCAAGGTCTCTTGTCGCAACTACTTCAAGAAGTGGAGGTACGCCAATGAAATCGAGGCCTTGGAGGACTCTCTTCGTAAAATTTTTCAGGTGGAATTGCAAGCCCAACTCAGTAGGAACAACATGCAGATTCTGGTCCTGCTCAAATCAAATAGATTCAGTTGGAGTAACAAAGGGGTTTCCGTTAAATATGAAAGTTTGGGTTCCTGTGAGGCTACTGATCCGCCGGCTTTTATGGTGGGACTAGATGTGCCTCTCAAAGAATTGAAGAGGTGGCTGTTTACGGATGGGGAATCAAGGATTGTGGTGTCGGCTCCTGGAGGATGTGGGAAAACCACTTTGGCTAAAAGGCTTTGTCACGACCAACAAGTCAAGG AATATTTTCAGCACATTTTCTATGTCACGGTGTCAAAAACATTCAACCTAATTGGCATCATCAAGAAACTATTTTGGCATAGTGATGAACAAGTGCCGGGGTTTCAAAATGAGGAAGATGCAGTCAACCAATTGGAACTAATGCTGAAGAGGAAAGTAGAATCTGGTCGTATACTGTTGGTCCTAGATGACGTTTGGTCTGGGTCGGAATCTTTCCTAACCAAGTTTAACTTCCAAATATCGGGATGCAAGGTTCTGATTACATCTAgaaatgaatttccaaaatttggTTCTACATATAACTTGAAATTGTTGAGTGAAGAAGATGCCAAGACTCTTTTCCGTCACTCAGCAATCCCTGAGGATGGGAGTGGTTCTTCCATGCCCGGTGAAGACCTTGTAAATACG ATAGTGAGGCGCTGCAAGGGATTTCCACTGGCCCTGGAAGTGGTTGGCAGATCGCTCCATGGGCAGCCTGTAGAGATCTGGAGAAGCACACTGATGAAATTATCTGAAGGTGAATCCATTGTCAATTCTGAAGATGAGCTGCGTAATTGTCTTCAGAGTAGCTTAGATGCCCTTGCTGACAAGGATATTATGCTGAAGGAGTGTTTTATGGACTTGGGCTCATTTCCTGAAGACCAAAAAATCCCTGCCACTGCTCTTATAGATATGTGGGCGGAATTGCACAAACTAGATAAAGACGGCATTTATGCCGTTATCAACCTTCAGAATCTCTGCTCTCAGAATCTGCTTAATCTTGTGGTCACAAG GAATGATGCAAATGAGATTGGTTGGTGCTACAAGGATGCCTTTGTCATGCAGCATGATCTTCTCAGGGATCTAGCCATTTATCAGAGCAACCAGGAGCCCATAGAAAAGAGGAAAAGACTAATCGTGGACTTGACAGGAAACAGACTCCCCGAGTGGTGGACTAAAGAAAATCAGCCCCAATTAAGTGCTCGTCTTGTGTCCATCTCCACAG GATATTCTGTAGATGAAATGTTCTCCTCAAACTGGTGCAACATGCAACTTCCTGAAGCTGAGGCTCTAATACTGAACTTTAATCAGACAGAAAATAAATACGAATTGCCAGAGTTCATGAAGCAAATGGATAAACTGAAGGTTCTAGTAGTAACAAATTATGGTTTCTGTGCTGCTGAATTGACTAATTTTTCAGTACTTGGTTCCTTATCCAATCTAAAGAGAATCAGGTTAGAGCAAGTTTCAATTCCAAGACTATGCAACACGAGTATGGAATTGAAGAATCTGGAAAAGCTATCCTTAGTCATGTGTCATAAGATTGGTCAGGCTTTTGCAAGTAGTACCATCCAGATCCCAGAAATGTTACCAAACCTTAGGGAAATCAACATTGATTACTGTAATGACTTGGTGGAATTACCAGAAGGGTTTTGTGACTTAGTCCAGCTGAATAAGCTGAGCATCAGCAACTGCCATAAGCTGTCTGCACTGCCGGAAGGGATAGGGAAGCTTGCAAATCTGGAAGTGCTAAGGGTTAGTGCCTGTACATTGGTGTCAAAATTGCCAGACTCAATGGGAAGCCTCCACAAGTTGAGCGTTCTTGATATAACTGGTTGTTTACGAATAAGGAAAATGCCGAAACAAATAGGGGAGTTGCGTGGTCTAAGAGAGCTCCACATGAGAAGGTGCCCAGGTTTGCGCGAGCTGCCACCATCAGTGACGCTTCTCGTGGATTTGGAGAGGGTAATCTGCGATGAAGAGACTGCCCAGCTGTGGGAATGTTATACGCACTTGCTCCCCAATCTCACCCTATCAGTGCCTgaagaaattatcaacttgaattGGCTTTAA
- the LOC100254879 gene encoding probable disease resistance protein At5g66900 isoform X2 — translation MALELVGGAALGAVFEKLFAAVEDARTKATKFYSSLKKLEETLKSINPSILEMKRMNDQLDRPKEEMEKLIQILKDGEKLIHKCSKVSCRNYFKKWRYANEIEALEDSLRKIFQVELQAQLSRNNMQILVLLKSNRFSWSNKGVSVKYESLGSCEATDPPAFMVGLDVPLKELKRWLFTDGESRIVVSAPGGCGKTTLAKRLCHDQQVKEYFQHIFYVTVSKTFNLIGIIKKLFWHSDEQVPGFQNEEDAVNQLELMLKRKVESGRILLVLDDVWSGSESFLTKFNFQISGCKVLITSRNEFPKFGSTYNLKLLSEEDAKTLFRHSAIPEDGSGSSMPGEDLVNTIVRRCKGFPLALEVVGRSLHGQPVEIWRSTLMKLSEGESIVNSEDELRNCLQSSLDALADKDIMLKECFMDLGSFPEDQKIPATALIDMWAELHKLDKDGIYAVINLQNLCSQNLLNLVVTRNDANEIGWCYKDAFVMQHDLLRDLAIYQSNQEPIEKRKRLIVDLTGNRLPEWWTKENQPQLSARLVSISTDEMFSSNWCNMQLPEAEALILNFNQTENKYELPEFMKQMDKLKVLVVTNYGFCAAELTNFSVLGSLSNLKRIRLEQVSIPRLCNTSMELKNLEKLSLVMCHKIGQAFASSTIQIPEMLPNLREINIDYCNDLVELPEGFCDLVQLNKLSISNCHKLSALPEGIGKLANLEVLRVSACTLVSKLPDSMGSLHKLSVLDITGCLRIRKMPKQIGELRGLRELHMRRCPGLRELPPSVTLLVDLERVICDEETAQLWECYTHLLPNLTLSVPEEIINLNWL, via the exons ATGGCTTTGGAGCTTGTTGGAGGGGCTGCGTTGGGAGCAGTGTTTGAGAAGTTGTTCGCGGCGGTTGAAGATGCAAGGACTAAGGCAACCAAGTTCTACTCCAGCCTCAAAAAACTCGAAGAGacactcaaatccataaatccAAGTATCCTAGAGATGAAAAGGATGAACGACCAGTTGGATCGTCCAAAGGAGGAAATGGAGAAGTTGATCCAAATCTTAAAAGATGGGGAGAAGCTAATCCACAAGTGCTCCAAGGTCTCTTGTCGCAACTACTTCAAGAAGTGGAGGTACGCCAATGAAATCGAGGCCTTGGAGGACTCTCTTCGTAAAATTTTTCAGGTGGAATTGCAAGCCCAACTCAGTAGGAACAACATGCAGATTCTGGTCCTGCTCAAATCAAATAGATTCAGTTGGAGTAACAAAGGGGTTTCCGTTAAATATGAAAGTTTGGGTTCCTGTGAGGCTACTGATCCGCCGGCTTTTATGGTGGGACTAGATGTGCCTCTCAAAGAATTGAAGAGGTGGCTGTTTACGGATGGGGAATCAAGGATTGTGGTGTCGGCTCCTGGAGGATGTGGGAAAACCACTTTGGCTAAAAGGCTTTGTCACGACCAACAAGTCAAGG AATATTTTCAGCACATTTTCTATGTCACGGTGTCAAAAACATTCAACCTAATTGGCATCATCAAGAAACTATTTTGGCATAGTGATGAACAAGTGCCGGGGTTTCAAAATGAGGAAGATGCAGTCAACCAATTGGAACTAATGCTGAAGAGGAAAGTAGAATCTGGTCGTATACTGTTGGTCCTAGATGACGTTTGGTCTGGGTCGGAATCTTTCCTAACCAAGTTTAACTTCCAAATATCGGGATGCAAGGTTCTGATTACATCTAgaaatgaatttccaaaatttggTTCTACATATAACTTGAAATTGTTGAGTGAAGAAGATGCCAAGACTCTTTTCCGTCACTCAGCAATCCCTGAGGATGGGAGTGGTTCTTCCATGCCCGGTGAAGACCTTGTAAATACG ATAGTGAGGCGCTGCAAGGGATTTCCACTGGCCCTGGAAGTGGTTGGCAGATCGCTCCATGGGCAGCCTGTAGAGATCTGGAGAAGCACACTGATGAAATTATCTGAAGGTGAATCCATTGTCAATTCTGAAGATGAGCTGCGTAATTGTCTTCAGAGTAGCTTAGATGCCCTTGCTGACAAGGATATTATGCTGAAGGAGTGTTTTATGGACTTGGGCTCATTTCCTGAAGACCAAAAAATCCCTGCCACTGCTCTTATAGATATGTGGGCGGAATTGCACAAACTAGATAAAGACGGCATTTATGCCGTTATCAACCTTCAGAATCTCTGCTCTCAGAATCTGCTTAATCTTGTGGTCACAAG GAATGATGCAAATGAGATTGGTTGGTGCTACAAGGATGCCTTTGTCATGCAGCATGATCTTCTCAGGGATCTAGCCATTTATCAGAGCAACCAGGAGCCCATAGAAAAGAGGAAAAGACTAATCGTGGACTTGACAGGAAACAGACTCCCCGAGTGGTGGACTAAAGAAAATCAGCCCCAATTAAGTGCTCGTCTTGTGTCCATCTCCACAG ATGAAATGTTCTCCTCAAACTGGTGCAACATGCAACTTCCTGAAGCTGAGGCTCTAATACTGAACTTTAATCAGACAGAAAATAAATACGAATTGCCAGAGTTCATGAAGCAAATGGATAAACTGAAGGTTCTAGTAGTAACAAATTATGGTTTCTGTGCTGCTGAATTGACTAATTTTTCAGTACTTGGTTCCTTATCCAATCTAAAGAGAATCAGGTTAGAGCAAGTTTCAATTCCAAGACTATGCAACACGAGTATGGAATTGAAGAATCTGGAAAAGCTATCCTTAGTCATGTGTCATAAGATTGGTCAGGCTTTTGCAAGTAGTACCATCCAGATCCCAGAAATGTTACCAAACCTTAGGGAAATCAACATTGATTACTGTAATGACTTGGTGGAATTACCAGAAGGGTTTTGTGACTTAGTCCAGCTGAATAAGCTGAGCATCAGCAACTGCCATAAGCTGTCTGCACTGCCGGAAGGGATAGGGAAGCTTGCAAATCTGGAAGTGCTAAGGGTTAGTGCCTGTACATTGGTGTCAAAATTGCCAGACTCAATGGGAAGCCTCCACAAGTTGAGCGTTCTTGATATAACTGGTTGTTTACGAATAAGGAAAATGCCGAAACAAATAGGGGAGTTGCGTGGTCTAAGAGAGCTCCACATGAGAAGGTGCCCAGGTTTGCGCGAGCTGCCACCATCAGTGACGCTTCTCGTGGATTTGGAGAGGGTAATCTGCGATGAAGAGACTGCCCAGCTGTGGGAATGTTATACGCACTTGCTCCCCAATCTCACCCTATCAGTGCCTgaagaaattatcaacttgaattGGCTTTAA